From a region of the Triticum aestivum cultivar Chinese Spring chromosome 7D, IWGSC CS RefSeq v2.1, whole genome shotgun sequence genome:
- the LOC123164211 gene encoding NEP1-interacting protein-like 1, whose translation MDHWVPPSSSSFSGADAASSNPRCRFDEVWRACGRSGAAAVAAAWWALGALLTLVFAVVGSVVGFFIGACMGMSTESGVLRGAGVGALSGGVFCTEAVESCIEIWRSSESGKYSILFVLDIISSLFSGRIVCEMVSPALQHAVQSQMSSLSTPFIDNSDLFETGGTDGMSRDLINKIPAIRFSAATGSDQETDESCCCSVCLQDFGSCQFVRVLPQCQHIFHVPCIDNWLQRNASCPLCRCGVHIVDHMHM comes from the exons ATGGATCATTGGgtgcctccttcttcttcttccttctccggcgCGGATGCGGCTTCTTCGAATCCTCGCTGCCGCTTCGATGAGGTGTGGAGAGCATGCGGGAGGTCCGGCGCCGCGGCTGTGGCGGCGGCCTGGTGGGCGCTCGGCGCGCTGCTCACCTTGGTCTTCGCCGTCG TGGGTTCGGTAGTTGGGTTCTTCATTGGTGCCTGCATGGGGATGTCCACCGAAAGCGGCGTGCTCCGGGGCGCCGGTGTGGGAGCACTCTCCGGTGGGGTCTTCTGCACCGAGGCCGTTGAATCCTGCATCGAGATTTGGAGATCCAGTGAATCTGGAAAATATAGCATTCTCTTTGTG CTTGACATCATCTCTAGCCTCTTCAGTGGACGAATTGTTTGCGAGATGGTCAGCCCGGCACTGCAACATGCAGTGCAAAGCCAG ATGAGTTCACTGAGTACACCATTCATCGACAACAGTGACCTTTTCGAGACCGGCGGTACGGATGGCATGTCAAGAGATCTGATCAACAAGATCCCGGCGATCAGGTTCAGCGCCGCAACTGGTTCTGATCAGGAAACTGATGAGAGCTGCTGCTGTTCAGTGTGCCTTCAG GATTTCGGATCGTGCCAATTTGTGAGAGTTTTGCCTCAGTGCCAGCACATTTTCCATGTGCCATGCATCGACAACTGGCTTCAGAGAAACGCGTCCTGCCCACTGTGCAGGTGTGGTGTTCATATAGTAGACCATATGCATATGTAA